A part of Kitasatospora acidiphila genomic DNA contains:
- a CDS encoding decaprenyl-phosphate phosphoribosyltransferase, which produces MTAEPPVLPAPELDPAPAGPTGSTGWPRAVLRTSRPRQWPKNLLVFAAPVAAADRSRLTGLDLALVAFGVFTLASCAVYFVNDVVDAERDRRHPAKCTRPVASGDLAERHALLFAGGCVVLAAAGSAVIGSTGLAWCVAGYLGLSFLYSATLKHLPVLELTMVASGFVLRAIGGAAAARVAPSGWFVLVCSLGALLVAIAKRYTELAGLGTAATGHRPSLRHYSPAGLRLAQRAISVAMVGAFLSWGVLNGSAWGVGCHLLTAVPLAAGLLRFDHMIGRATLNRVEDLITRDRTMLLCEFAWLLLFIAGTAS; this is translated from the coding sequence ATGACCGCGGAGCCGCCGGTGCTACCGGCACCCGAGCTCGACCCGGCGCCCGCCGGGCCGACCGGGAGCACAGGCTGGCCACGAGCCGTGCTGCGCACCTCGCGCCCGCGGCAGTGGCCCAAGAACCTGCTGGTCTTCGCGGCCCCGGTGGCCGCGGCCGACCGCAGCCGGCTGACCGGCCTGGACCTCGCCCTGGTCGCCTTCGGCGTCTTCACCCTGGCCTCCTGCGCGGTCTACTTCGTCAACGATGTGGTGGACGCCGAACGGGACCGCCGCCACCCCGCCAAGTGCACCCGCCCGGTGGCCAGCGGCGACCTGGCCGAGCGGCACGCCCTGCTGTTCGCCGGCGGCTGCGTGGTGCTGGCCGCGGCCGGCTCGGCGGTGATCGGCAGCACAGGGCTGGCCTGGTGCGTGGCCGGTTACCTGGGCCTGTCGTTCCTCTACTCCGCCACCCTCAAGCACCTCCCGGTGCTCGAACTGACCATGGTGGCCTCCGGGTTCGTGCTCCGCGCGATCGGCGGCGCGGCCGCCGCCAGGGTCGCGCCGTCCGGCTGGTTCGTGCTGGTCTGCAGCCTGGGCGCGCTGCTGGTGGCGATCGCCAAGCGCTACACCGAGCTCGCCGGCCTCGGCACCGCCGCCACCGGCCACCGGCCCAGCCTGCGCCACTACAGCCCGGCCGGGCTGCGGCTGGCCCAGCGGGCGATCAGCGTGGCGATGGTCGGCGCCTTCCTGAGCTGGGGGGTGCTCAACGGCTCGGCCTGGGGCGTCGGCTGCCACCTGCTGACGGCGGTACCGCTGGCCGCCGGGCTGCTCCGCTTCGACCACATGATAGGCCGGGCCACCCTGAACCGGGTCGAGGACCTGATCACCCGCGACCGCACCATGCTGCTCTGCGAGTTCGCCTGGCTGCTGCTCTTCATCGCGGGGACCGCATCGTGA
- a CDS encoding phosphodiester glycosidase family protein → MGPQTETELEPEEQQPPGAPPRRPGRLRRLLRRRSVRAVLALIAVFLGWLGWSLGSALLAPGNDSTTARIAEWARDHHLGPVVTGLETAQYKMHPPKVGGRPTFALGPTGPSQGAVHTQENKHGLATLITPITPAPLVSPAGDPLPGEGSWKVIGTAQGVPAVQSAMLRADSEHTSYVAAVVSMDQRLVRFQLHPGTDDPGPDNWGVPPNIPSDARAGLLASFNGGFKVGEARGGFYLNGVTRGTLTQGAASLVFYKDGHATVGGWGGDVSMTPDVVGVRQNLRPIISNGQVADDVDQAIETGWGLTMGGKFFVWRSGAGITQDGRLIFAYGPALSVRTLAELLHQAGCVQAMQLDINPAWMSFNYYQPTGDPAAPTPTKLLPDQERPADRYFEPTSRDFTAVYAR, encoded by the coding sequence GTGGGTCCGCAGACCGAGACCGAACTCGAACCCGAAGAACAGCAGCCGCCCGGGGCGCCGCCACGCCGCCCCGGGCGGCTGCGCCGACTGCTGCGCCGCCGCTCGGTGCGGGCCGTCCTGGCGCTCATCGCGGTCTTCCTCGGCTGGCTCGGCTGGTCCCTCGGCTCGGCCCTGCTCGCCCCGGGCAACGACAGCACCACCGCCCGGATCGCCGAGTGGGCCCGGGACCACCACCTCGGCCCGGTGGTCACCGGGCTGGAGACCGCGCAGTACAAGATGCACCCGCCCAAGGTCGGCGGCCGCCCCACCTTCGCCCTCGGCCCGACCGGCCCCAGCCAGGGCGCCGTCCACACCCAGGAGAACAAGCACGGGCTGGCCACCCTCATCACTCCCATCACCCCGGCCCCACTGGTCTCCCCGGCCGGCGACCCGCTCCCCGGTGAGGGCAGCTGGAAGGTGATCGGCACCGCCCAGGGGGTGCCGGCCGTGCAGAGCGCGATGCTCAGAGCCGACAGCGAGCACACCTCCTACGTCGCCGCCGTGGTCTCCATGGACCAGCGCCTGGTCCGCTTCCAGCTGCACCCCGGCACCGACGACCCCGGTCCGGACAACTGGGGCGTGCCGCCGAACATCCCGTCCGATGCCAGGGCCGGCCTGCTGGCCAGTTTCAACGGCGGCTTCAAGGTCGGCGAGGCCCGCGGCGGCTTCTACCTCAACGGCGTCACCCGCGGCACCCTGACCCAGGGCGCCGCCTCGCTGGTCTTCTACAAGGACGGCCACGCCACCGTCGGCGGCTGGGGCGGCGACGTCTCGATGACCCCCGACGTGGTCGGCGTCCGGCAGAACCTGCGTCCGATCATCAGCAACGGCCAGGTGGCCGACGACGTCGACCAGGCGATCGAGACCGGCTGGGGCCTGACCATGGGCGGCAAGTTCTTCGTCTGGCGATCCGGCGCCGGCATCACCCAGGACGGCCGGCTGATCTTCGCCTACGGCCCCGCGCTCTCCGTGCGCACCCTGGCCGAGCTGCTGCACCAGGCCGGCTGCGTGCAGGCCATGCAGCTGGACATCAACCCGGCCTGGATGTCCTTCAACTACTACCAGCCGACCGGCGACCCGGCCGCGCCCACGCCCACCAAGCTGCTGCCCGACCAGGAGCGGCCCGCCGACCGGTACTTCGAACCGACCAGCCGCGACTTCACCGCGGTCTACGCCCGATGA
- a CDS encoding HNH endonuclease family protein, whose amino-acid sequence MIPLQRGPLPAELAARMAARTERIGEHRGGARESWRDARTIRRDLSVHLIAMSAGLSRCMYCGDSEGTSIDHFQPIAMAPQRAFDWLNHLWACAFCNSNQKRDLYPTDRQGRALLIDPTSDEPADHLDLVLATGAYRARSAKGRETIRIFGLDRPVLERGRAHAYVRCRSMLRDLARLTEHGEAVEAREVAQALAVQPFADVLYEMLRLRTAPRAALVFGVEAVAGLNALTGPHLSKWSPVGR is encoded by the coding sequence ATGATCCCGCTGCAACGCGGGCCGTTACCAGCGGAGTTGGCCGCCCGGATGGCGGCCCGCACCGAGCGGATCGGTGAACACCGCGGCGGCGCCCGGGAGTCCTGGCGGGACGCCCGAACCATCCGGCGGGATTTGAGCGTTCATCTGATCGCGATGTCGGCCGGCCTGTCCCGTTGCATGTACTGCGGGGACAGCGAGGGCACCAGCATCGACCACTTCCAGCCGATCGCGATGGCCCCGCAGCGCGCCTTCGACTGGCTCAACCACCTCTGGGCCTGCGCCTTCTGCAATAGCAACCAGAAGCGCGACCTCTACCCGACCGACCGCCAGGGCCGGGCGCTGCTGATCGACCCGACCAGTGACGAGCCGGCCGACCACCTGGACCTGGTGCTGGCCACCGGCGCCTATCGGGCCCGCAGCGCCAAGGGCCGGGAGACCATCCGGATCTTCGGCCTGGACCGCCCGGTGCTGGAGCGCGGCCGGGCCCACGCCTATGTGCGCTGCCGCTCGATGCTGCGCGATCTGGCCCGGCTGACCGAGCACGGCGAGGCGGTCGAGGCCCGCGAGGTGGCCCAGGCGCTGGCGGTGCAGCCGTTCGCCGACGTGCTCTACGAGATGCTGCGGCTGCGCACCGCGCCGCGGGCCGCGCTGGTCTTCGGGGTCGAGGCGGTGGCGGGCCTGAACGCACTGACGGGGCCCCACTTGTCGAAGTGGAGCCCCGTCGGGAGGTAG
- a CDS encoding FAD-binding protein: MTLLDGWGRCTRGWAEVRGPLDRQALRALLATRPPHGLLARGAGCSYGDAAQNTGGLVLAPATEPAITVDAGGGTVRAAGSATFAQILARTVPRGLLLPVLPGTARLTLGGAVAADVHGKNQRTDGSLAAWLDSVELLDGNGRLHLLTPDREEFRATVGGMGLTGLVLAATVRLIPITGTRLRVTTRRAADLDALLAELDAARSRYAVAWIDTTATGAALGRGVVDLGDHLDEPDEADDLDDLAGLDYRGGLGGLEYAPARARRAPRLPFCPFIPPTARAFNSLWYHRARASGPRCSNCPRSSTGWTRCGTGTGPSARAASCSTSSPCRTAATA, from the coding sequence ATGACGCTGCTCGACGGCTGGGGCCGGTGCACCAGGGGCTGGGCCGAGGTGCGCGGGCCACTGGACCGGCAGGCGCTGCGCGCGCTGCTCGCCACCCGCCCGCCGCACGGCCTGCTGGCCAGGGGAGCAGGCTGCAGCTACGGCGACGCCGCGCAGAACACCGGCGGCCTGGTGCTGGCACCGGCCACCGAACCCGCGATCACCGTGGACGCCGGCGGCGGCACCGTGCGGGCGGCCGGCTCGGCGACCTTCGCCCAGATCCTGGCCCGCACCGTGCCGCGCGGACTGCTGCTTCCCGTGCTGCCCGGCACCGCCCGGCTCACCCTGGGCGGCGCCGTCGCCGCCGATGTGCACGGCAAGAACCAGCGCACCGACGGCTCGCTGGCCGCCTGGCTGGACAGCGTCGAACTGCTGGACGGCAACGGCCGGTTGCACCTGCTGACGCCCGACCGGGAGGAGTTCCGGGCCACCGTCGGCGGCATGGGGCTGACCGGCCTGGTGCTGGCGGCCACCGTGCGGCTGATCCCGATCACCGGCACCCGGCTGCGCGTCACCACCCGCCGCGCGGCCGACCTGGACGCGCTGCTCGCCGAACTCGACGCCGCCCGCAGCCGCTACGCCGTGGCCTGGATCGACACCACCGCCACCGGTGCCGCGCTCGGCCGGGGCGTCGTCGACCTCGGCGACCACCTGGACGAGCCGGACGAGGCGGACGACCTGGACGACCTGGCCGGCCTGGACTACCGGGGCGGCCTGGGCGGCTTGGAGTACGCCCCCGCGCGGGCCCGCCGGGCGCCGCGGTTGCCGTTCTGCCCGTTCATCCCGCCGACCGCCCGGGCCTTCAACTCCCTCTGGTACCACCGGGCCCGCGCGAGCGGACCGCGGTGCAGCAACTGCCCGCGTTCTTCCACCGGTTGGACGCGGTGCGGGACTGGAACCGGGCCCTCGGCCCGCGCGGCTTCCTGCAGTACCAGTTCGCCGTGCCGGACGGCGGCCACGGCCTGA
- a CDS encoding peroxiredoxin: MLTIGDKFPEFSLTACVDLDAAKAFAEIDHKTYEGKWKIVFFWPKDFTFVCPTEIAAFGKLNDEFADRDAQVLGVSGDSEFVHHAWRKNHDDLRDLPFPMLADIKHELMQACGVQAEDGTAQRAVFIVDPNNEIQFVMVTAGSVGRNPKEVLRVLDALQTDELCPCNWNKGDDTLDAASLLAG, from the coding sequence ATGCTCACGATCGGTGACAAGTTCCCCGAGTTCAGCCTCACCGCCTGCGTCGACCTGGACGCTGCCAAGGCCTTCGCCGAGATCGACCACAAGACCTACGAGGGCAAGTGGAAGATCGTCTTCTTCTGGCCCAAGGACTTCACCTTCGTCTGTCCGACCGAGATCGCCGCGTTCGGCAAGCTGAACGACGAGTTCGCCGACCGTGACGCGCAGGTCCTGGGCGTGTCCGGTGACTCCGAGTTCGTGCACCACGCCTGGCGCAAGAACCACGACGACCTGCGCGACCTGCCGTTCCCGATGCTGGCCGACATCAAGCACGAGCTGATGCAGGCCTGCGGCGTGCAGGCCGAGGACGGCACCGCCCAGCGCGCCGTCTTCATCGTCGACCCGAACAACGAGATCCAGTTCGTCATGGTGACCGCCGGCTCGGTCGGCCGTAACCCCAAGGAGGTCCTGCGGGTGCTGGACGCCCTGCAGACCGACGAGCTGTGCCCGTGCAACTGGAACAAGGGCGACGACACCCTCGACGCCGCCTCGCTGCTGGCGGGCTGA
- a CDS encoding AAA family ATPase: MYVTGLGISGIRGFGPAREARRLELPQAGWTVLAGRNGSGKTTLLRALALALGGPSVARGLVSDFSGWLTAGEGTGWVRAWVRPDSSVDQSAEPEPELELGLRWTRPSDGPRPELEAFGSPGPELGPWAENPQGWFFAGYGPFRRLLGGAGESRRLMLAAGPVGRLATLFHEEASLAEGVSWLIDQHVRRLEGRPGAQETLDVVTALLSDGLLPDGYRVGRVDADGLWVRRGDGPDFPLRELSDGYRTVAALVLDLVRQFQTCYGRLPAGPSGAIQLPGVVLIDEVDAHLHVSWQQRIGPWLKAHFPLVQFIVSTHSPYICQAADPGGLIRIPGPDETAGPEPVSQDLYHRVVYGSGDDAVLSALFGLESPYSERAESARRRIGDLEGRVLSGAADDAELAEYQELTERLMSSLSARVDEVSARLGRRP; this comes from the coding sequence ATGTATGTGACCGGGCTTGGCATTTCGGGGATCCGGGGGTTCGGCCCGGCCCGGGAGGCGCGGCGCCTCGAGCTGCCGCAGGCGGGCTGGACGGTGCTGGCCGGGCGCAACGGCTCCGGCAAGACCACCCTGCTGCGTGCGCTGGCGCTGGCGCTCGGCGGGCCCTCGGTGGCGCGCGGCCTGGTCAGCGACTTCTCCGGCTGGCTGACGGCGGGGGAGGGCACCGGCTGGGTGCGGGCCTGGGTGCGCCCCGACTCCTCCGTCGACCAGTCGGCCGAGCCCGAGCCCGAGCTGGAGCTGGGCCTGCGGTGGACCAGGCCGAGTGACGGCCCGCGTCCCGAGCTGGAGGCCTTCGGCTCGCCCGGCCCCGAGCTCGGCCCCTGGGCGGAGAATCCGCAGGGCTGGTTCTTCGCCGGCTACGGCCCGTTCCGCCGGCTGCTCGGCGGCGCGGGGGAGAGCCGGCGGCTGATGCTGGCGGCCGGCCCGGTCGGCCGGCTCGCGACCCTGTTCCACGAGGAGGCCTCGCTGGCCGAGGGCGTCAGCTGGCTGATCGACCAGCACGTGCGCCGCCTCGAAGGCCGCCCGGGCGCGCAGGAGACCCTGGACGTGGTCACCGCGCTGCTCTCCGACGGGTTGCTGCCGGACGGCTACCGGGTCGGCCGGGTCGACGCCGACGGCCTCTGGGTGCGCCGCGGCGACGGCCCCGACTTCCCGCTGCGGGAGCTGAGCGACGGCTACCGCACGGTCGCCGCCCTGGTGCTCGACCTGGTGCGGCAGTTCCAGACCTGCTACGGCCGGCTGCCGGCAGGCCCCTCGGGCGCGATCCAGCTGCCCGGGGTAGTGCTGATCGACGAGGTCGACGCCCATCTGCACGTCAGCTGGCAGCAGCGGATCGGCCCCTGGCTCAAGGCGCACTTCCCGCTGGTGCAGTTCATCGTCTCCACCCACAGCCCGTACATCTGCCAGGCGGCCGACCCGGGCGGGCTGATCCGGATACCGGGGCCGGACGAGACGGCGGGGCCGGAGCCGGTGAGCCAGGACCTGTACCACCGGGTGGTCTACGGCAGCGGCGACGACGCCGTGCTCTCCGCCCTCTTCGGCCTGGAGTCCCCCTACTCGGAGCGGGCCGAGTCGGCCCGGCGCCGGATCGGCGACCTTGAGGGCCGGGTGCTGTCCGGCGCCGCCGACGACGCCGAGCTGGCCGAGTACCAGGAGCTGACCGAGCGGCTGATGAGCTCGCTGAGCGCCCGGGTGGACGAGGTGTCGGCCCGACTCGGCCGGAGACCGTAG
- a CDS encoding carboxymuconolactone decarboxylase family protein: MALDELKAALPDYAKDLKLNLGSVIGNSDLPQQQLWGTVLSCAMATGSKSVLSELEPQAKELLSAEAYTAAKAAAAVMAMNNVYYRTLHLLSDKEYGTLRTGLRMNIIGNPGVEKVDFELWSFAVSAINGCGQCLDSHEQVLRKAGVEREVIQAAAKIAAVVQAVASVLDAEAALA, encoded by the coding sequence ATGGCGCTCGACGAACTGAAGGCCGCGCTGCCGGACTACGCCAAGGACCTGAAGCTCAACCTGGGCTCGGTGATCGGCAACTCCGACCTGCCGCAGCAGCAGCTCTGGGGCACCGTGCTGTCCTGCGCGATGGCCACCGGCAGCAAGTCGGTGCTGAGCGAGCTGGAGCCGCAGGCCAAGGAGCTGCTGTCGGCCGAGGCGTACACCGCCGCCAAGGCCGCCGCCGCGGTGATGGCGATGAACAACGTCTACTACCGCACGCTGCACCTGCTCTCCGACAAGGAGTACGGCACGCTGCGCACCGGTCTGCGGATGAACATCATCGGCAACCCGGGCGTCGAGAAGGTCGACTTCGAGCTGTGGAGCTTCGCGGTCTCCGCGATCAACGGCTGCGGCCAGTGCCTCGACTCGCACGAGCAGGTGCTGCGCAAGGCCGGCGTCGAGCGCGAGGTCATCCAGGCCGCGGCGAAGATCGCCGCGGTGGTGCAGGCGGTGGCGTCGGTGCTGGACGCCGAGGCCGCGCTCGCCTGA
- a CDS encoding aggregation-promoting factor C-terminal-like domain-containing protein: MTRISVRGVAVASATAVTAVGAVVGMASGSEAKPVQAADIAGATLLADVPSGTDAQAISDNIGQQATAQQQQADAAAKQAAAEAARVKAAADAQAKADADKAAADAAAKAQAAAQAQQEAANRAKARSELAATNTSDSSSTDSAPATSYSPGSVQALAASIVGDSTQFQCFSNIVTRESGWNYTAVNPSSGSYGLVQALPGSKMASAGADWRTNPATQIKWGLGYMNDRYGSPCGAWSFWQAHSWY, translated from the coding sequence GTGACTCGGATCTCGGTCCGGGGAGTTGCCGTGGCCTCCGCCACCGCGGTCACCGCTGTCGGTGCCGTGGTCGGTATGGCCTCGGGCAGCGAGGCCAAGCCGGTTCAGGCTGCGGACATCGCGGGCGCCACCCTGCTCGCCGACGTCCCGTCGGGCACCGACGCGCAGGCCATCAGCGACAACATCGGCCAGCAGGCGACGGCTCAGCAGCAGCAGGCCGACGCCGCGGCCAAGCAGGCCGCCGCTGAGGCCGCCCGGGTGAAGGCCGCCGCTGACGCGCAGGCCAAGGCCGACGCCGACAAGGCCGCCGCCGATGCCGCCGCCAAGGCCCAGGCTGCCGCCCAGGCGCAGCAGGAGGCCGCCAACCGCGCCAAGGCACGCTCCGAGCTGGCAGCCACCAACACGTCGGACTCGTCCTCGACGGACTCGGCGCCCGCCACCTCGTACAGCCCGGGGTCGGTGCAGGCGCTCGCCGCGAGCATCGTGGGCGACTCGACCCAGTTCCAGTGCTTCAGCAACATCGTGACGCGCGAGAGCGGCTGGAACTACACGGCCGTCAACCCGTCGTCCGGCTCCTACGGCCTGGTGCAGGCGCTGCCCGGCTCCAAGATGGCCTCGGCCGGTGCCGACTGGCGCACCAACCCGGCCACCCAGATCAAGTGGGGCCTCGGCTACATGAACGACCGCTACGGCAGCCCGTGTGGCGCCTGGTCGTTCTGGCAGGCGCACAGCTGGTACTAA
- a CDS encoding PhoH family protein — protein MVSTKSRRTPDRRTYVLDTSVLLADPLAMTRFAEHEVVLPVVVVTELEAKRHHPELGYFARQALRLLDDYRIRHGRLDEPIPVGDFGGSIRVELNHSDPSVLPAGYRIGGGEADTRILAVARNLQAEGYDVTVVSKDLPMRIKASAVGLLAEEYRAELAITSGWTGMSELSVSADQVDELFGAPHDTPVPVDGAQELPVHTGLVLSSERGRALGRVTVDGRVKLVRGDREAFGLRGRSAEQRVALDVLLDPEVGIVSLGGRAGTGKSALALCAGLEAVLERRQHRKVMVFRPLYAVGGQELGYLPGSESEKMNPWSQAVFDTLGAVTTPAVIEEVIGRGMLEVLPLTHIRGRSLHDAFVIVDEAQSLERNVLLTVLSRIGQGSRVVLTHDVAQRDNLRVGRYDGVVAVVEKLKGHPLFAHITLTRSERSPIAALVTEMLEDIQP, from the coding sequence GTGGTCAGTACCAAGAGCCGCCGGACACCAGACCGGCGCACGTACGTCCTCGACACCAGTGTGCTTCTGGCCGACCCGCTGGCCATGACCCGGTTCGCGGAGCACGAGGTGGTGCTCCCGGTGGTCGTGGTCACCGAGCTGGAGGCCAAGCGGCACCATCCAGAACTGGGCTACTTCGCCCGCCAGGCCCTGCGCCTGCTAGACGACTACCGGATCCGCCACGGACGGCTCGACGAGCCGATCCCGGTCGGCGACTTCGGCGGCTCGATCCGAGTCGAGCTCAACCACTCGGACCCCTCGGTGCTTCCGGCCGGCTACCGGATCGGTGGCGGCGAGGCGGACACCCGGATCCTCGCGGTCGCCCGCAACCTGCAGGCCGAGGGGTACGACGTCACGGTCGTCTCCAAGGATCTGCCGATGCGGATCAAGGCGAGCGCGGTCGGGCTGCTCGCCGAGGAGTACCGGGCGGAGCTGGCGATCACCTCCGGTTGGACCGGGATGTCTGAACTGTCCGTTTCGGCCGACCAGGTTGACGAACTGTTCGGAGCGCCGCACGACACCCCCGTCCCGGTCGACGGCGCCCAGGAGCTGCCGGTCCACACCGGCCTGGTGCTCAGTTCGGAGCGCGGCCGGGCGCTGGGCCGGGTCACCGTGGACGGCCGGGTCAAGCTGGTGCGCGGCGACCGGGAGGCGTTCGGGCTGCGCGGGCGCAGCGCCGAGCAGCGGGTGGCGCTCGATGTGCTGCTCGACCCCGAGGTGGGGATCGTCTCGCTCGGCGGCCGGGCCGGCACCGGCAAGTCCGCCCTGGCGCTCTGCGCCGGGCTGGAGGCCGTGCTGGAGCGCCGCCAGCACCGCAAGGTGATGGTGTTCCGGCCGCTGTACGCGGTCGGCGGCCAGGAGTTGGGCTATCTGCCGGGCAGCGAGTCGGAGAAGATGAACCCCTGGTCCCAGGCGGTCTTCGACACCCTCGGGGCGGTCACCACGCCCGCGGTCATAGAAGAGGTGATCGGCCGCGGGATGCTGGAGGTGCTGCCGCTCACCCACATCCGCGGCCGGTCGCTGCACGATGCCTTCGTGATCGTTGACGAGGCCCAGTCGCTGGAACGGAACGTACTGCTCACGGTGCTCTCCCGGATCGGCCAGGGTTCGCGGGTGGTGCTCACTCACGACGTGGCGCAGCGGGACAACCTCAGAGTGGGGCGCTATGACGGAGTGGTGGCGGTGGTGGAGAAGCTGAAGGGGCATCCACTCTTTGCACACATCACCCTCACGCGCTCCGAGCGCTCCCCGATCGCCGCACTGGTGACCGAGATGCTGGAGGACATCCAGCCCTGA
- a CDS encoding hydrogen peroxide-inducible genes activator: MAEHLHFRAAANAIGTSQPALSGALAALEEALGAQLVERTTRKVIITPLGERVAAHARRALAALNNLTEEVEAARRPFTGPLHLGVIPTVAPYLLPTVLRLVRESYPDLDLHVHEERTPSLLDGLAAGRLDVLLLALPAGGSSPTRDIPLFDEDFVLVTPPDHELAGRTDVPRDALLDLDVLLLEEGHCLRDQALDLCREVGADVSGGSTRAAGLSTLVQLVAGGLGVTLLPATALDVEAGRADRLAAVRFADPAPGRRIGLATRPGSARAAEYDRFADSLREVLRDLPVRIVSQ, translated from the coding sequence GTGGCCGAACACCTGCACTTCAGGGCGGCCGCCAACGCCATCGGCACCAGCCAGCCGGCCCTCTCCGGGGCGCTGGCCGCGCTGGAGGAGGCGCTCGGCGCCCAGTTGGTGGAGCGTACGACACGGAAGGTCATCATCACCCCCCTGGGGGAGCGGGTGGCCGCCCACGCGCGCCGCGCCCTGGCCGCGCTGAACAACCTCACCGAGGAGGTCGAGGCCGCCCGGCGGCCGTTCACCGGCCCGCTGCACCTCGGGGTGATCCCCACCGTCGCGCCCTACCTGCTGCCCACCGTGCTGCGGCTGGTCCGGGAGAGCTACCCGGACCTGGACCTGCACGTGCACGAGGAGCGCACCCCCTCGCTGCTGGACGGCCTGGCGGCCGGCCGGCTCGACGTGCTGTTGCTCGCCCTGCCGGCCGGCGGCAGCTCGCCGACCCGGGACATCCCGCTGTTCGACGAGGACTTCGTGCTGGTCACCCCGCCCGACCATGAGCTGGCCGGGCGCACCGACGTGCCCCGGGACGCGCTGCTCGACCTGGACGTGCTGCTGCTGGAGGAGGGGCACTGCCTGCGCGACCAGGCGCTGGACCTGTGCCGAGAGGTCGGGGCGGACGTCTCCGGAGGCTCCACCCGGGCCGCCGGGCTCTCCACCCTGGTGCAGCTGGTGGCCGGCGGCCTCGGGGTGACCCTGCTGCCCGCGACCGCCCTGGACGTGGAGGCCGGGCGGGCCGACCGGCTGGCCGCCGTGCGGTTCGCCGACCCCGCGCCCGGCCGGCGGATCGGCCTGGCCACCCGCCCGGGCTCGGCCCGGGCCGCGGAGTACGACCGGTTCGCCGATTCGCTGCGCGAGGTGCTGCGCGACCTTCCGGTGCGGATCGTCAGCCAGTAG
- a CDS encoding AI-2E family transporter, with protein sequence MARGERRDRVLSAVAKWSTALARRAAAARDEGGPVIVEPEPQPRVTQRTAVADPPPPTHVDPPPPPRERYRGPRPATPAEAVPWGLRVAAESIWRLLLVGAALYVIFDVVDQLRLVAYALLAGVLISALLEPTVSWLRRHGVPRALAALVTFLAGLGGIALVGWFVVWQVSANISDVSSKAQTGVGNIHNWLLKGPMHLTHQQLSDFTKQLQTAIGNNTSQITSLGFTTVSFVIEVVTGVLLAAFTTYFLLYDGARIWNWVLRGLPQQSRYAIAGAGPKAWTTLTAYVRGTVAVAFIDALCIGIGIYLLGVPLAVPLAVLIFLGAFIPLVGALVTGTLAVLIALVTKDIYTAGMVLVVLVAVMQIEGHLLQPLILGRAVRVHPLAVVLGVATGSIVGGIGGAVVAVPLIAVTNTVVGHLRQRHAAADEVFAAVEAAQEAAEAAETAAAKEAKEAKETALDCADFSPERAVTS encoded by the coding sequence ATGGCACGGGGCGAGCGGCGCGACCGGGTACTCTCCGCGGTTGCGAAGTGGAGTACGGCGCTGGCGCGGCGGGCCGCCGCGGCCCGCGATGAGGGCGGGCCGGTGATCGTCGAGCCGGAGCCGCAGCCGAGGGTCACCCAGCGCACCGCCGTGGCCGACCCGCCGCCGCCCACCCATGTGGATCCGCCCCCGCCGCCGCGCGAGCGGTACCGGGGTCCGCGGCCGGCCACCCCCGCCGAGGCGGTGCCCTGGGGGCTGCGGGTGGCGGCCGAGTCGATCTGGCGGCTGCTCCTGGTCGGCGCCGCGCTCTACGTGATCTTCGATGTGGTGGACCAGCTGCGGCTGGTGGCCTACGCACTGCTGGCCGGGGTGCTGATCTCGGCGCTGCTCGAACCCACCGTCTCCTGGCTGCGCCGGCACGGCGTGCCGCGGGCGCTGGCCGCACTGGTCACCTTCCTGGCCGGCCTCGGCGGTATCGCGCTGGTCGGCTGGTTCGTGGTCTGGCAGGTGAGCGCCAACATCTCGGACGTCTCCAGCAAGGCCCAGACGGGCGTCGGGAACATCCACAACTGGCTGCTCAAGGGGCCGATGCACCTGACACACCAGCAGTTGAGCGACTTCACCAAGCAGCTGCAGACCGCCATCGGCAACAACACCAGCCAGATCACCTCGCTCGGGTTCACCACCGTGAGCTTCGTGATCGAGGTGGTGACCGGGGTGCTGCTGGCCGCGTTCACCACCTACTTCCTGCTCTACGACGGCGCCCGGATCTGGAACTGGGTGCTGCGCGGGCTGCCCCAGCAGTCCCGCTACGCGATAGCGGGGGCCGGCCCCAAGGCTTGGACCACCCTGACCGCCTATGTCCGCGGCACGGTCGCGGTCGCCTTCATCGACGCGCTCTGCATCGGCATCGGGATCTACCTGCTCGGGGTGCCGCTGGCCGTGCCGCTGGCGGTGCTCATCTTCCTGGGTGCCTTCATCCCGCTGGTCGGCGCATTGGTCACCGGGACCCTGGCGGTGCTGATCGCGCTGGTCACCAAGGACATCTACACAGCCGGCATGGTGCTGGTGGTCCTGGTGGCCGTGATGCAGATCGAGGGGCACCTGCTGCAGCCGCTGATCCTGGGGCGGGCGGTACGGGTGCACCCGCTGGCCGTGGTGCTCGGGGTGGCCACCGGATCGATCGTCGGCGGGATCGGCGGCGCGGTCGTCGCGGTGCCGCTGATCGCGGTCACCAACACCGTGGTCGGCCACCTGCGGCAGCGGCACGCCGCGGCCGACGAAGTGTTCGCGGCCGTGGAGGCCGCCCAGGAGGCGGCCGAGGCAGCCGAGACGGCAGCGGCCAAGGAGGCCAAGGAAGCGAAGGAGACGGCACTGGACTGCGCCGACTTCTCCCCGGAGCGGGCCGTCACCTCCTAA